The proteins below come from a single Acinonyx jubatus isolate Ajub_Pintada_27869175 chromosome A1, VMU_Ajub_asm_v1.0, whole genome shotgun sequence genomic window:
- the PRR16 gene encoding protein Largen isoform X2: MRKSGRSLTRRTRGFSFQVVDQIDTLTSDLQLEDEMTDSSKTDTLNSSSSGTTASSIEKIKVQANAPLIKPPAHPSAILTVLRKPNPPPPPPRLTPVKCDDPQRVVPAVNPLKTNGTLLRNGGLPGPPNKIPNGDVCCIPPGTLDKAPAQPLMHRPEKDRCLQAGPRERVRFNEKVQYHGYCPDCDPRYNIKNREVHLHSEPVHPLGKLPHPGPPLPPPPHLPPFPLENGGLGISHSHSFPPLRPATVPPSTAPKPQKTILRKSTTTTV, from the coding sequence GTGGTTGACCAGATTGATACCCTGACCTCTGACCTACAGCTGGAGGATGAGATGACCGACAGCTCCAAGACGGACACCCTGAATAGTAGCTCCAGCGGCACGACGGCCTCGAGCATAGAGAAGATCAAAGTGCAGGCCAATGCCCCTCTCATTAAACCCCCCGCACACCCCTCTGCTATCCTCACCGTCCTGAGAAAGCCAAACCCTCCGCCGCCTCCCCCACGGTTGACACCTGTGAAGTGTGACGACCCCCAAAGAGTGGTGCCAGCCGTCAATCCTCTAAAGACCAATGGAACCCTTCTGCGAAACGGAGGCTTGCCAGGGCCGCCAAACAAAATTCCCAACGGAGATGTCTGCTGCATCCCCCCCGGTACCTTGGACAAGGCTCCAGCACAGCCTCTGATGCACAGACCTGAAAAAGACAGATGTCTCCAGGCAGGACCTCGGGAACGAGTTCGGTTTAATGAGAAAGTGCAGTACCATGGCTACTGTCCGGACTGCGACCCCCGGTATAACATAAAAAACAGGGAGGTCCACTTACACAGCGAACCTGTCCACCCACTGGGAAAGCTTCCTCACCCAGGCCCCCcgcttcctcctccaccccacctccctcctttccccctagAGAATGGGGGACTGGGAATAAGCCACAGTCACAGCTTCCCCCCTCTCAGACCTGCAACTGTGCCTCCTTCCACTGCACCAAAACCACAGAAGACGATCTTGAGGAAATCAACCACTACCACAGTGTGA
- the PRR16 gene encoding protein Largen isoform X3, whose amino-acid sequence MPEKVVDQIDTLTSDLQLEDEMTDSSKTDTLNSSSSGTTASSIEKIKVQANAPLIKPPAHPSAILTVLRKPNPPPPPPRLTPVKCDDPQRVVPAVNPLKTNGTLLRNGGLPGPPNKIPNGDVCCIPPGTLDKAPAQPLMHRPEKDRCLQAGPRERVRFNEKVQYHGYCPDCDPRYNIKNREVHLHSEPVHPLGKLPHPGPPLPPPPHLPPFPLENGGLGISHSHSFPPLRPATVPPSTAPKPQKTILRKSTTTTV is encoded by the coding sequence GTGGTTGACCAGATTGATACCCTGACCTCTGACCTACAGCTGGAGGATGAGATGACCGACAGCTCCAAGACGGACACCCTGAATAGTAGCTCCAGCGGCACGACGGCCTCGAGCATAGAGAAGATCAAAGTGCAGGCCAATGCCCCTCTCATTAAACCCCCCGCACACCCCTCTGCTATCCTCACCGTCCTGAGAAAGCCAAACCCTCCGCCGCCTCCCCCACGGTTGACACCTGTGAAGTGTGACGACCCCCAAAGAGTGGTGCCAGCCGTCAATCCTCTAAAGACCAATGGAACCCTTCTGCGAAACGGAGGCTTGCCAGGGCCGCCAAACAAAATTCCCAACGGAGATGTCTGCTGCATCCCCCCCGGTACCTTGGACAAGGCTCCAGCACAGCCTCTGATGCACAGACCTGAAAAAGACAGATGTCTCCAGGCAGGACCTCGGGAACGAGTTCGGTTTAATGAGAAAGTGCAGTACCATGGCTACTGTCCGGACTGCGACCCCCGGTATAACATAAAAAACAGGGAGGTCCACTTACACAGCGAACCTGTCCACCCACTGGGAAAGCTTCCTCACCCAGGCCCCCcgcttcctcctccaccccacctccctcctttccccctagAGAATGGGGGACTGGGAATAAGCCACAGTCACAGCTTCCCCCCTCTCAGACCTGCAACTGTGCCTCCTTCCACTGCACCAAAACCACAGAAGACGATCTTGAGGAAATCAACCACTACCACAGTGTGA